From the Halorhabdus utahensis DSM 12940 genome, one window contains:
- a CDS encoding PKD domain-containing protein — MTRETDGNDRERASNLTRRRVLQAGASGLLAATVGTSALTATAGAVTTARISPSDGFAAVGDWLEDDEPEIYRIQEPTRSAVEAAFQASGPRVVVFETSGTIDLGGEALAITEDKCWVAGQTAPSSGITFVKGMVQVDADDCVVQHIRTRHGPGSDGEIQSNDSLNTADDTSNNVIDHVTASWGTDECLSVGYDTTDTTVTNCLVYEGLYDPYGDSSDHNYATLVGDGAENVTLAGNVWAKCRGRVPRLKSETRSVVANNVMYFFNEATNMDGDTAAAIVGNVYIPQDVDDTPIEDGNASLSDNVTDPSSTPLTGGTEELSSRPLWPAGFETLDVSGVESHNLSNAGARPADRTDNDARIVSEIRDRAGDDYLDSPYDYWVPHPDAVGGYPDLPVNTHSLSVPDTGLREWLTEWAAAVEDASADPGTGGGESDEGDGNSGSDDGSGDDSGGDDGSDDGSGDSTDCEPTTIEPYLRVDGGDWQNTGEVTVEPGGSVEFGPHPHDGTDDWVWNGPGLSATTREVVVEPDATATYTAAYTNDCGAVSEYEFVVTVEERDDGADSDSGGDGSGTDGSGGDGSGDDETSSDDLIAELDPGTTDAAVGEWIPFAIVDTTDSDHWITGLSWSFGDGTTATGWWNAHTYDTAGTYPVSLTATNDAGESTTHEVSITVT; from the coding sequence ATGACACGGGAGACAGACGGAAACGACCGCGAACGGGCATCGAACCTGACGCGCCGGCGGGTGCTGCAGGCTGGGGCCAGCGGACTCCTCGCCGCGACCGTCGGGACATCGGCACTCACCGCAACGGCTGGCGCGGTCACCACTGCGCGGATCAGCCCAAGCGACGGGTTCGCAGCTGTCGGGGACTGGCTCGAAGACGACGAGCCGGAAATCTACCGGATTCAGGAGCCGACACGTTCGGCCGTCGAGGCGGCCTTCCAGGCGTCGGGGCCGCGTGTGGTTGTCTTCGAGACCAGCGGGACGATCGATCTCGGCGGTGAGGCGCTCGCGATCACCGAAGACAAGTGCTGGGTCGCGGGTCAGACGGCTCCCTCGTCCGGTATCACGTTCGTCAAGGGGATGGTACAGGTCGACGCCGACGACTGCGTCGTTCAGCATATCCGAACCCGGCACGGCCCCGGTTCTGACGGGGAGATCCAGAGCAACGACTCGCTCAACACGGCCGACGATACGTCGAACAACGTCATCGATCACGTCACGGCCTCCTGGGGCACCGACGAGTGTCTCTCGGTGGGGTACGACACCACCGACACGACGGTCACGAACTGCCTGGTGTACGAGGGGCTGTACGATCCCTACGGCGACAGCTCGGATCACAACTACGCCACGCTGGTCGGCGACGGTGCCGAGAACGTCACGCTGGCGGGCAACGTCTGGGCGAAGTGTCGCGGTCGAGTCCCGCGATTGAAGAGCGAGACTCGGAGCGTCGTCGCGAACAACGTGATGTACTTCTTCAACGAGGCGACCAACATGGACGGCGACACGGCGGCCGCCATCGTCGGGAACGTCTACATCCCCCAGGACGTCGATGATACGCCGATCGAGGACGGCAACGCCTCTCTCTCGGACAACGTCACGGACCCGAGTTCGACGCCGCTAACGGGTGGGACCGAGGAGCTGTCGAGTCGGCCGCTCTGGCCCGCCGGGTTCGAGACATTGGACGTCAGTGGCGTCGAATCACACAATCTCTCGAACGCCGGCGCACGACCGGCCGATCGGACCGACAACGACGCCCGGATCGTCTCCGAGATCCGGGATCGCGCCGGCGATGACTACCTCGACTCGCCATACGATTACTGGGTCCCGCATCCAGATGCCGTCGGGGGATACCCTGACCTGCCTGTCAACACCCACTCGCTTTCGGTTCCCGACACCGGCCTGCGTGAGTGGCTCACTGAATGGGCCGCCGCCGTCGAAGACGCCAGCGCTGATCCCGGTACCGGCGGGGGCGAAAGCGACGAGGGTGACGGCAATTCGGGAAGCGACGACGGCAGCGGTGACGATTCCGGCGGTGACGATGGCAGTGATGACGGGAGCGGTGACAGCACCGACTGTGAGCCGACTACGATCGAGCCGTATCTGCGCGTCGACGGCGGCGACTGGCAAAATACCGGCGAGGTGACCGTCGAACCCGGTGGGTCCGTCGAGTTCGGGCCACATCCACACGACGGAACCGACGACTGGGTCTGGAACGGGCCGGGGCTCTCGGCCACGACGCGGGAAGTCGTCGTCGAGCCCGACGCGACGGCGACGTACACCGCAGCCTACACCAACGACTGTGGAGCTGTTTCCGAGTACGAGTTCGTCGTGACTGTCGAGGAACGTGACGACGGAGCTGACAGCGACAGCGGCGGTGACGGGAGCGGTACGGATGGCAGTGGTGGTGACGGGAGTGGGGACGACGAGACGAGTAGCGATGATCTGATCGCCGAACTCGATCCGGGGACGACGGATGCAGCTGTCGGCGAGTGGATCCCGTTCGCGATCGTCGATACCACTGACAGTGATCACTGGATCACGGGCCTGTCCTGGTCCTTCGGCGACGGAACCACGGCGACTGGGTGGTGGAACGCCCACACCTACGACACAGCGGGAACGTACCCGGTCTCGCTGACCGCGACCAACGACGCCGGTGAATCGACGACTCACGAGGTGAGTATCACCGTGACGTGA
- a CDS encoding fibronectin type III domain-containing protein gives MTDEATESIEASATDHTDETAGNRKDPGLTSSRRTFLGAMASAGTIGAGLSAATGTAAAGVPTPRLHTEGRWIRDPAGNDVTLRGMAPADPGFYRQYHPKSFEEVLEWATDTDRGWHPNIVRLPCTQDSIDALGLETYVTEVLRPAVDLLAARDVYALVDFHLIRPYTQDATETYNEENDDDLAPIDDVMTTFWDRVAPEFAEDEHVIYELFNEPTQPAMYGDDAGAFQAWRDAAQPWVDLVREHAPETPIIIGSPRWTSVTHMAPEYPFDGENLIYAAHIYPDNGPPADFDQWYGEPATEVPVVVTEFGWEPTGGSVDQGTTSGWGEPFREWVEGYENMGWISWCFDDSWEPAFFESPDAGANEPWTLKDDADQMGGYIKTWLEATKDQGIPESAIDDDVAPPVPSGLEVTRSTEISVEIAWNAVTDEGEAGLSHYNVYVDGERRGQVIDGTATTVDGLEPASTYEVGVSAVDSAGNESNQTTTVAETIATDAGQSAFVEHELPGRIQAEDFDEGGQGIAYYDTGSTNEAGADYRETGVDIGTAVESGYNVGYTETGEWLEYTVTVESGGSYEATVRVANGADSGGDLRIEVDRAEVATQNVWPTGGWENFEEIRVGEVDIPEGEHVIRIVVETSGWNFDWIEFTGGDGGGEDVTPPTAPSNLSVTTTTPSSAEIAWDAATDEGGSGLDHYAVYVDGSLDQQVPTGTTSATIADLAAETSYEIGVSAVDGAGNESESVTVDVTTDAGDDTTPPTVPGDLSVDGTTATSIDVAWSGASDAGTGVDAYAVYVDGSRDQAVKAGTTTATIDSLSAVTTYEVGVSAIDGAGNESATATVEATTDQSDDGEDDEDDESPADALVVNDYDGDPSWSSNRNDLGKWCGAGSFQNGTAGGGAVEDGALVLEYDNAGWFVEQVQQDVSDYSTVVLRVSGANGGEESEFLFDMGGARDLLANLTDDSITTSVTDVAIDMESAGIDPSGGGLSIRLNFWQGGASTLEIEEIRLE, from the coding sequence ATGACGGACGAAGCGACCGAATCGATTGAAGCATCGGCGACTGATCACACTGACGAGACAGCTGGAAATCGCAAGGACCCCGGTCTCACCTCGTCACGCCGGACGTTCCTCGGGGCGATGGCGAGTGCTGGGACGATCGGTGCTGGGCTTTCGGCCGCCACTGGGACCGCTGCCGCCGGTGTGCCGACGCCACGGCTGCACACCGAGGGGCGGTGGATCCGCGATCCGGCGGGCAACGACGTGACGCTCCGGGGGATGGCACCCGCTGACCCCGGTTTCTACCGGCAGTACCATCCCAAGAGCTTCGAGGAAGTGCTGGAGTGGGCGACTGACACGGATCGGGGCTGGCATCCCAACATTGTCCGGCTACCCTGTACGCAGGACTCGATCGACGCGCTGGGCCTGGAAACGTACGTCACCGAGGTCCTCCGCCCCGCGGTCGACCTGCTGGCCGCGCGGGATGTCTACGCGCTGGTGGACTTCCACCTCATCAGGCCCTACACACAGGATGCAACCGAGACGTACAACGAGGAAAACGACGACGACCTCGCGCCGATCGACGACGTGATGACGACCTTCTGGGATCGGGTCGCCCCGGAGTTCGCCGAGGACGAACACGTCATCTACGAGCTGTTCAACGAGCCGACCCAGCCGGCGATGTACGGCGACGATGCCGGTGCCTTTCAGGCCTGGCGGGACGCCGCCCAGCCGTGGGTCGACCTCGTCCGCGAACACGCGCCGGAGACGCCGATCATCATCGGCTCGCCGCGGTGGACGTCGGTGACCCACATGGCGCCGGAGTATCCCTTCGATGGGGAGAACCTGATCTACGCGGCGCACATCTACCCCGACAACGGCCCGCCCGCGGACTTCGACCAGTGGTACGGCGAACCCGCCACCGAAGTCCCGGTCGTCGTCACGGAGTTCGGCTGGGAACCCACCGGGGGCTCCGTCGATCAGGGCACCACCTCCGGGTGGGGCGAGCCGTTCCGCGAGTGGGTCGAGGGCTACGAGAACATGGGGTGGATCTCGTGGTGTTTCGACGACTCCTGGGAGCCGGCCTTCTTCGAGTCGCCGGACGCTGGGGCCAACGAGCCCTGGACGCTCAAGGACGACGCAGATCAGATGGGGGGGTACATCAAGACCTGGCTGGAGGCAACCAAAGATCAGGGCATCCCGGAGAGTGCGATCGACGACGACGTCGCGCCGCCGGTTCCATCCGGCCTCGAGGTGACCCGTTCGACCGAGATCAGCGTCGAGATCGCCTGGAACGCCGTCACCGACGAGGGCGAGGCCGGCCTCTCCCATTACAACGTCTACGTCGACGGCGAGCGCCGCGGGCAGGTGATCGACGGGACGGCGACGACGGTCGACGGCCTGGAGCCGGCTTCGACCTACGAGGTCGGTGTTTCTGCCGTCGACAGTGCGGGCAACGAGTCCAATCAGACGACGACGGTCGCCGAAACGATTGCCACCGACGCCGGCCAGTCGGCGTTCGTCGAGCACGAACTCCCGGGCCGCATCCAGGCCGAGGACTTCGACGAGGGTGGCCAGGGAATCGCCTATTACGATACAGGATCCACGAACGAGGCCGGGGCCGACTACCGCGAGACGGGCGTCGACATCGGGACGGCCGTCGAGTCGGGGTACAACGTCGGCTACACCGAGACCGGCGAGTGGCTCGAGTACACTGTCACCGTCGAATCCGGTGGTAGCTACGAGGCCACCGTTCGGGTTGCCAACGGCGCTGATTCGGGTGGCGACCTCCGGATCGAGGTCGACCGCGCCGAGGTGGCGACACAGAACGTCTGGCCGACCGGCGGCTGGGAGAACTTCGAGGAGATCCGTGTCGGCGAGGTCGACATCCCCGAGGGCGAGCACGTCATCCGGATCGTCGTCGAGACCAGCGGCTGGAACTTCGACTGGATCGAGTTCACTGGCGGCGACGGCGGCGGCGAGGACGTGACCCCGCCGACTGCTCCCTCGAACCTCTCAGTGACCACGACGACGCCGTCATCCGCCGAGATCGCGTGGGATGCCGCGACCGACGAGGGCGGGAGCGGACTCGATCACTACGCGGTGTACGTCGACGGGAGTCTCGATCAGCAGGTTCCGACCGGGACCACGTCGGCGACGATCGCGGATCTCGCGGCCGAGACGAGCTACGAGATCGGCGTCTCGGCCGTCGATGGGGCAGGCAACGAGTCCGAATCGGTGACTGTCGACGTGACGACCGACGCCGGCGACGACACGACCCCGCCGACTGTCCCCGGCGACCTCTCGGTCGATGGGACGACGGCCACGTCGATCGACGTCGCCTGGAGTGGTGCTTCGGACGCCGGCACGGGTGTCGACGCCTACGCCGTCTACGTCGACGGGAGCCGTGATCAGGCGGTTAAGGCAGGGACGACGACGGCGACGATCGACAGCCTCTCGGCGGTGACGACCTATGAGGTCGGGGTTTCGGCGATCGACGGGGCCGGCAACGAGTCGGCGACGGCGACCGTCGAGGCCACCACCGACCAGAGCGACGACGGCGAAGACGATGAGGACGACGAATCACCGGCAGACGCCCTGGTCGTCAACGATTACGACGGCGATCCGTCGTGGTCGAGCAATCGCAACGACCTCGGCAAGTGGTGCGGGGCCGGGTCGTTCCAGAATGGTACTGCCGGTGGCGGTGCGGTCGAGGACGGTGCGCTGGTCCTCGAATACGACAACGCCGGGTGGTTCGTCGAACAGGTCCAGCAAGACGTCAGCGACTACTCGACGGTCGTGTTGCGGGTCAGCGGGGCGAACGGCGGCGAGGAGAGCGAGTTCCTCTTCGACATGGGCGGTGCGCGCGACCTGCTCGCGAATCTGACCGACGACTCGATCACGACGAGTGTCACTGACGTCGCGATCGACATGGAGTCGGCCGGGATCGACCCGTCGGGCGGGGGACTCTCGATCCGCCTGAACTTCTGGCAAGGAGGTGCGAGCACGCTCGAAATCGAAGAGATCCGACTCGAATAG
- a CDS encoding glycoside hydrolase family 9 protein produces MTEHDAKSGGMGRTTTDGDTDLFRRDLLAAMGLGAGSVALGTDVATPSVVSRAAAQTDLGFDYAHALQQSLYFYDANRCGATTMGNRLQWRGECHHSDTEIPLDAATEDGGTNLSGSFIEEYSDVLDPDGTGTIDVSGGFHDAGDHMKFGLPQSYSASTLSWALYEFEDAFRDVGSYDHMVDILRHFADYFLKSTFRDDEGNVVAFCYHVGEGSIDHNYWGPPELQSSEEYPRPAYFATPEDPASDQCAGTAAALTITSLVLESEDSAYAAECLDTAQALYDFAVENRGLGYDGGFYDSSYDEDELSWAAVWLHIATEDDAYLDDILATDDSGTYTGYLGEIIDSTDDDWQNIWVHSWDTVWGGVFLKLAPITDDPEHWQIARWNLEYLSGGSVEHEDDNDTNYASTSDAGFTVLNTWGSARYNAAAQFQAMVYRKYRDTEKAVALTDWAATQMNYIMGDNSFGYSLIVGFTDDHAEHPHHRAAHGSKENSMEEPEEHRHTLWGALVGGPDEDDTHVDETSDYVYNEVAIDFNAGLVGALAGFNTFYDDTGEAVAEFPPGEEPIDAYYAEGEVLQENADRTQVRVTIHNESIHPPHREDGLSARYFIDVSELRDAGQSIDAVSVEVQYDQQSTMGDGSADVSGPIAWDEDAGIYYIELDWSGNQIYGAREIQISMIAEQDDNWESNWDPSNDPSFQDIGEAATVTEAISVYLDGELVYGQLPGESESEPDDTTAPTAPSNLSVVETTASSAEVEWEAASDEGGSGLDHYTISVAGDFDQQVGAGTTTATVEELDAETTYEIGVSAVDGAGNESDTVTVEATTDEADDGEDDSDDEESPTDALVVNDYDGDPAWSSNRNDLGQWCGAGSFENGAGEVADGALVLEYDNGGWYQEQINRDVSDYSSVVLDVCGANGGEENEIRFAMGGVSGLLGDLTGDSIGTSAGEVRIDMESAGIDPTAEGLAVRLNFWQGGESTLAIEAIRLE; encoded by the coding sequence ATGACAGAACACGACGCGAAATCAGGGGGAATGGGGCGGACGACGACCGACGGCGACACCGATCTGTTCCGTCGGGACCTGCTTGCGGCGATGGGACTGGGCGCGGGATCGGTCGCGCTCGGGACGGACGTGGCCACGCCGAGCGTGGTCTCCCGAGCAGCCGCACAGACTGACCTGGGATTCGATTACGCCCATGCGCTCCAGCAGTCACTGTACTTCTACGACGCCAATCGCTGTGGCGCAACAACGATGGGCAATCGCCTCCAGTGGCGCGGCGAGTGCCACCACTCGGACACTGAGATCCCGCTCGATGCGGCGACCGAGGACGGCGGGACCAACCTCTCTGGGAGCTTCATTGAGGAGTACAGCGACGTGCTCGACCCCGACGGCACCGGGACGATCGACGTCAGCGGCGGGTTTCACGACGCCGGCGACCACATGAAGTTCGGGCTCCCCCAGTCCTACAGCGCCTCGACGCTTTCCTGGGCGCTCTACGAGTTCGAGGACGCCTTCAGGGATGTCGGCTCCTACGACCACATGGTCGACATCCTGCGGCACTTCGCCGATTACTTCCTGAAGTCGACGTTCCGGGATGACGAAGGCAACGTCGTCGCCTTCTGCTATCACGTCGGCGAGGGGAGCATCGACCACAACTACTGGGGGCCGCCGGAACTCCAGTCGTCCGAGGAGTATCCCCGGCCAGCCTACTTTGCTACGCCGGAGGATCCAGCCAGCGACCAGTGCGCCGGGACGGCCGCGGCGCTGACGATCACCTCGCTCGTCCTGGAGTCCGAGGATTCGGCGTACGCGGCGGAGTGTCTCGACACGGCACAGGCGCTGTATGACTTCGCCGTCGAGAACCGCGGACTTGGGTACGACGGGGGTTTCTACGACTCGAGTTACGACGAGGACGAACTCTCCTGGGCGGCGGTCTGGTTGCACATCGCGACTGAGGACGACGCGTATCTGGATGACATCCTCGCGACCGACGATTCGGGCACCTACACCGGGTATCTCGGGGAGATCATCGACTCGACCGACGACGACTGGCAGAACATCTGGGTCCACTCCTGGGACACGGTCTGGGGCGGTGTCTTCCTCAAACTCGCGCCGATCACCGACGACCCCGAGCACTGGCAGATCGCCCGCTGGAACCTGGAGTATCTCTCTGGCGGTTCGGTCGAGCATGAAGACGACAACGATACGAACTACGCCTCGACGTCGGATGCTGGGTTCACCGTGCTCAACACGTGGGGGTCGGCCCGGTACAACGCCGCCGCGCAGTTCCAGGCGATGGTCTACCGGAAGTACCGCGACACCGAGAAGGCGGTCGCACTCACCGACTGGGCGGCGACCCAGATGAACTACATCATGGGTGACAACTCCTTCGGGTACTCGCTGATCGTCGGGTTCACCGACGACCACGCCGAGCATCCCCACCACCGGGCTGCCCACGGCTCGAAGGAGAACAGCATGGAGGAACCCGAAGAGCACCGCCACACGCTGTGGGGTGCCCTGGTCGGCGGGCCCGACGAGGACGACACCCACGTCGACGAGACCTCGGATTACGTCTACAACGAGGTCGCGATCGACTTCAACGCGGGACTGGTCGGCGCGCTCGCGGGGTTCAACACCTTCTACGACGATACCGGCGAGGCAGTCGCGGAGTTTCCCCCGGGTGAGGAGCCGATCGACGCCTACTACGCCGAGGGGGAGGTCCTCCAGGAGAACGCCGACCGGACACAGGTTCGAGTGACGATCCACAACGAATCGATCCACCCGCCCCATCGCGAGGACGGCCTCAGCGCCCGCTATTTCATCGACGTCAGCGAGTTGCGCGACGCCGGCCAGTCGATCGACGCCGTCTCGGTCGAGGTCCAGTACGACCAGCAATCAACCATGGGCGATGGGTCGGCCGACGTCTCGGGGCCGATCGCCTGGGACGAGGATGCCGGCATCTACTACATCGAACTCGACTGGTCGGGCAACCAGATCTATGGCGCACGGGAGATTCAGATCTCGATGATCGCCGAGCAGGACGACAACTGGGAGAGCAACTGGGATCCATCGAACGACCCGAGCTTCCAGGACATCGGCGAGGCGGCGACCGTCACCGAGGCGATCTCCGTCTACCTCGACGGCGAACTGGTTTACGGCCAGCTTCCGGGTGAGTCCGAGTCTGAGCCCGACGACACGACCGCTCCGACGGCTCCCTCGAACCTCTCTGTGGTCGAGACGACAGCGTCCTCGGCCGAGGTCGAGTGGGAGGCCGCCAGCGACGAGGGCGGTAGCGGCCTCGATCACTACACCATCTCCGTTGCGGGCGACTTCGACCAGCAGGTTGGGGCAGGGACGACGACGGCGACTGTCGAGGAACTGGACGCCGAGACGACCTACGAGATCGGCGTCTCGGCGGTCGACGGTGCCGGCAACGAGTCCGATACGGTAACCGTCGAGGCGACGACTGACGAGGCCGACGACGGCGAGGACGACAGCGATGACGAGGAATCACCGACGGATGCCCTCGTCGTCAACGACTACGACGGCGACCCGGCGTGGTCGAGCAACCGGAACGACCTCGGCCAGTGGTGTGGGGCCGGCTCCTTCGAGAACGGGGCAGGCGAGGTAGCCGACGGGGCGCTGGTCCTCGAATACGACAACGGTGGCTGGTACCAGGAACAGATCAACCGGGATGTGAGCGACTATTCGAGCGTCGTCCTGGATGTGTGCGGTGCGAACGGTGGCGAGGAGAACGAAATCCGCTTTGCCATGGGCGGCGTCTCGGGCCTTCTGGGTGATCTCACCGGCGATTCGATCGGGACGAGTGCCGGCGAGGTACGGATCGACATGGAATCAGCTGGCATCGACCCCACTGCTGAGGGACTCGCGGTGCGGCTAAACTTCTGGCAGGGGGGTGAGAGCACCCTCGCAATCGAGGCGATCCGTCTCGAGTAA
- a CDS encoding dihydrolipoyllysine-residue succinyltransferase component of 2-oxoglutarate dehydrogenase complex has translation MVKRRTVLKGSIALGSLGLATSVLGQEHSPLVVHEFDGGTYPGSNDLGNWADAGSFANGSGAGEVEDGALRLEYDNAGWFGSNVSQSIDDYQYLTLRIRGDDGGEESDFRLKIGGASDLLENLTDDSIGTDYSTVSVDLESVGADRENPQAVRFNFWQGASGAVEIDRIAVTTDPDDDGSETPTETPEDTPTETPEDTPTETPEDTPTEEPDDDDGEPTWDVPFPDRPPEPDTLPSDITGSTTVAELYEHFDDPYYVPRDFTDYLPGETSSTGQTWTDAEKAEEFNYDVEAVQNNISDGSLTLDQLGTQALPYVQQLADNDFPAHATVKLLPRLALLPDETEDPGTHDDPDNVWDETAGPTQATNGPDQFIQDRWPTDARTYQPDEVRVRDRVHDQPEYDDSREWGSSADLPEDVVNNPDNPIHEMVADKVDPRTGESLGGDGFTANAPMEASVEIHENGGGYWNQYLVLKNTSEVPYFQDGMVITWLGPSGDAANLADGHWNNPHRPSQSLGHPQRDVIEVNHPDYEGMSAYAVRCANHDEPYHMRTIYPNQQVAMEIGTPANPEQWSSSSARQDLVDTMLDSLHVELETNLSRNDRLIDAIDLKYRVPN, from the coding sequence ATGGTCAAACGAAGGACCGTATTGAAGGGGAGTATCGCGCTCGGCAGCCTGGGGCTTGCGACGTCCGTCCTGGGTCAGGAACATTCGCCGCTGGTTGTCCACGAATTCGACGGCGGGACCTATCCCGGCTCGAACGACCTGGGAAACTGGGCGGATGCGGGGAGTTTCGCCAACGGTAGCGGGGCAGGCGAAGTCGAAGACGGTGCGCTCCGGCTGGAGTACGACAATGCCGGGTGGTTCGGGAGCAACGTCTCCCAGTCGATCGACGACTATCAGTATCTCACGCTTCGAATCCGCGGGGACGACGGTGGTGAGGAGTCGGATTTCCGCCTCAAGATCGGCGGCGCCTCGGATCTGCTGGAAAACCTGACGGATGACTCGATCGGCACCGACTACTCGACCGTCTCGGTCGACCTCGAGTCGGTCGGTGCCGATCGCGAGAACCCACAGGCAGTCAGGTTCAACTTCTGGCAGGGGGCCTCAGGGGCCGTCGAGATCGATCGGATCGCGGTTACGACCGACCCGGACGACGACGGTTCGGAGACACCGACCGAGACGCCCGAAGACACGCCGACTGAAACGCCCGAGGATACACCGACTGAGACGCCCGAAGACACGCCGACCGAGGAGCCTGACGATGACGACGGGGAGCCGACCTGGGACGTGCCGTTCCCGGACCGGCCGCCGGAGCCTGATACGCTGCCGTCGGACATTACCGGCAGTACGACGGTCGCCGAACTGTACGAGCACTTCGACGATCCGTACTACGTCCCGCGGGACTTCACGGACTACCTGCCCGGCGAGACGTCCTCGACGGGTCAGACTTGGACGGACGCCGAGAAGGCCGAGGAGTTCAATTACGACGTCGAGGCCGTCCAGAACAACATCAGCGACGGGTCGCTGACCCTCGACCAGCTCGGCACGCAGGCGTTGCCCTACGTCCAGCAACTCGCCGACAACGACTTCCCCGCCCACGCAACCGTGAAACTCCTCCCGCGGCTCGCGCTGTTGCCGGACGAGACCGAAGACCCCGGCACGCACGACGACCCCGACAACGTCTGGGACGAGACCGCCGGCCCGACCCAAGCGACGAACGGTCCCGACCAGTTTATTCAGGACCGCTGGCCGACGGACGCCCGAACGTACCAGCCTGACGAGGTCCGCGTGCGTGACCGCGTCCACGACCAGCCGGAGTACGACGACAGCCGCGAGTGGGGGAGTTCGGCGGACCTGCCCGAGGACGTCGTCAATAACCCGGACAACCCCATCCACGAGATGGTGGCCGACAAGGTCGACCCGCGGACCGGCGAGTCGCTTGGCGGCGACGGCTTCACCGCCAACGCGCCGATGGAGGCGTCCGTCGAGATCCACGAGAACGGCGGCGGCTACTGGAACCAGTACCTCGTTCTGAAAAACACCAGCGAGGTGCCGTACTTCCAGGACGGCATGGTCATCACGTGGCTCGGGCCGTCGGGCGACGCCGCGAACCTCGCGGACGGCCACTGGAACAACCCCCACCGCCCGAGTCAGTCGCTTGGCCACCCCCAGCGCGACGTGATCGAAGTCAACCACCCCGACTACGAGGGCATGTCGGCCTACGCCGTCCGGTGTGCAAATCACGACGAGCCCTACCACATGCGGACGATCTACCCGAACCAGCAGGTCGCCATGGAGATCGGGACGCCCGCGAACCCCGAGCAGTGGTCCTCGTCTTCGGCGCGCCAGGACCTGGTCGACACGATGCTGGACTCGTTGCACGTCGAACTCGAGACCAACCTCAGCCGGAACGACCGGCTCATCGACGCCATCGACCTGAAATATCGGGTCCCGAACTGA
- a CDS encoding serine/threonine-protein kinase RIO2 translates to MVSNVAPVIAELEPEDFHLLSGIEQGMRFSEWVSREKIPEFARMTVEDVDYRLDRCEDRGLIERKTIQYQGFSLTFEGYDALALHTFAERESIQGVGSSLGVGKESDVYEVQSYKPLALKYHREGYTNFREVMREREYTADREHVSWLYTARKAAEREYTALEELYPGVSVPRPVDHNRHAIVMERMDGVELSRTKLEDQQVRPVLDLILDEVQNAYEAGYVHADMSEYNIFVGESGVTVFDWPQAVPTEHENARELLERDVTNILGYFTRKYPHAIEDVEDTTVAAAIAEGRFDSIDSDET, encoded by the coding sequence ATGGTCTCGAACGTCGCCCCGGTGATAGCCGAGCTCGAGCCGGAGGACTTTCATCTTCTCTCGGGGATCGAGCAGGGAATGCGGTTCTCGGAGTGGGTTTCCCGAGAAAAGATACCCGAATTCGCGAGAATGACCGTCGAGGACGTCGATTACCGACTCGACCGGTGTGAGGACCGGGGGTTAATCGAGCGCAAGACGATCCAGTACCAGGGATTTTCACTGACGTTCGAGGGCTATGACGCACTCGCGTTGCACACCTTCGCCGAGCGCGAGTCGATCCAGGGAGTCGGTTCGAGTCTTGGTGTGGGCAAGGAAAGTGACGTCTACGAGGTCCAATCCTACAAGCCCCTGGCGTTGAAGTATCACCGCGAGGGCTATACGAACTTCCGGGAAGTGATGCGCGAACGCGAGTACACCGCCGATCGCGAGCACGTCTCCTGGCTGTACACCGCCCGGAAGGCCGCCGAGCGCGAGTATACCGCGCTCGAAGAGCTATACCCCGGGGTGAGCGTGCCGAGACCGGTCGATCACAACCGTCACGCGATCGTGATGGAGCGCATGGACGGCGTCGAACTCTCACGGACGAAACTCGAAGACCAGCAAGTCCGGCCGGTCCTGGATCTGATTCTCGACGAAGTCCAGAACGCCTACGAGGCGGGGTACGTCCACGCCGACATGAGTGAATACAATATTTTCGTCGGGGAGAGCGGCGTCACCGTCTTCGATTGGCCACAGGCCGTCCCGACAGAGCACGAAAACGCCCGCGAGCTGCTCGAACGCGACGTCACGAATATTCTTGGGTACTTCACCCGGAAATACCCCCACGCGATCGAGGACGTGGAGGACACGACAGTCGCCGCTGCCATCGCCGAAGGGCGCTTCGACTCGATCGATTCGGACGAAACCTGA